Genomic DNA from Caloranaerobacter ferrireducens:
GATATTCTTACTGAATCAGTTCTTATGTAAGTAATAAGACCAACGGTTCCTTCTCCTTTAACATCAATACCTTCATATAATTGTTGAGCTATCATCATTGTCTTTTTGGTTGAAAAACCTAAACGTCTAGATGCCTCCTGTTGCAAAGTACTTGTAGTAAAAGGAGGGTTAGGATTACGTTTTCTATTCCCTCTTTTAATTTCATCAATAGTAAAAGTACTTGTTTTAATTTCTTTAATAATAGTTTCAACATCATCTTTACTTTTTAATTCTAACTTCTTTTCTTTCCCTTTTTCTCTAACACCATAAAAATTCGCTTTGAATATTTGACTATTTTTTTCGAGAAAAAGATCTATAGTCCAATATTCGGTAGGTTTGAAATTTTCGATTTCTTTCTCTCTATCACAAATAAGTTTTGTTGCAACAGACTGTACCCTACCAGCACTCAACCCTCTTTTTACTTTTCTCCATAAAAGAGGACTAATTTTATATCCAACAAGTCTATCTAATATCCTTCTAGCCTGTTGTGCATCTACCAAATTTTGATTGATTTGTCGAGGTTTTTTAATTGCAGTTTTAATAGCGTTTTTAGTAATTTCATTAAATTCTATTCTAACTTTATCATCTTTTGAAAGACCTAATATATGTGATAAATGCCAGGAAATTGCTTCTCCTTCTCTATCAGGGTCCGTTGCTAAATAAATCTTATCAGCTCTTTTTGCTTCTTTTTTTATCTCATTTATTACAGGACCTTTACCTCTTATTGTTATATATTCAGGTTCAAAATTTTCTTCTATTTTAATACCCAATTTACTTTTGGGTAAATCTCTAACATGTCCTACAGATGCTTTTACTTTATAATTACTACCTAAAAACTTCCCTATAGTTTTGGCCTTTGCAGGAGACTCTACTATAACAAGGAATTTTGCCAAGTCATACACCTCCAACTTTCATAATGTTTGTTATTATATCAAAAACTATATATTAAGTCTACTTTTAAAGATTAGTTAATTGAAAAATCTTCCTAGGTAACTGTTTTACAATTCCCTTTAATTCCAAAATTGTTAATATACTATTTACTTTTATTATATCCAATCCAGTTTGGTAAGATATTTCATCACAATGTTTAGGATATTCTTTTATACACTCAACTATTTTAATTTCATCTTTTCCTAAATTTAAACAAGAAATTTCTTTAACTCTTTTTGCCTTAACTCTATCTTTAAGCAAAGTAATCTCTTCAATAATATCGTCAACATCTGTAACAAGTTTCGCACCATCTTTTATAAGTAAGTTTGTGCCTTTACTATAGATACTATTAATATTCCCTGGTATTGCAAAAACTTCTCTCCCTTGTTCTAAAGCTATTTGTGCTGTGATTAAAGAACCGCTTTTTTCACTAGCTTCAACAACTAAAACACCTAAAGAAAGTCCACTGATTATTCTGTTTCTCATAGGAAAATTATATGGTAATGGTTGGACTCCTAAAGGATATTCAGTAATAATTGCTCCATTATTTTGTATTTTTTCAAACAACGTTTTATTAGCCTTAGGATATACTGAATCTATTCCATTTCCTAAAACAGCAATAGTCCTCCCTTTAGTTATAAGTGCTCCTTCATGAGCTTTAGTATCTATTCCACGAGCTAAACCACTTACTATAGTAATTCCTAACCCAGCTAGTTCTTTTGCAAACTTTTCTGCAACCCATTTCCCATACGCAGTAGCTTTTCTAGCCCCAACTATAGCTATAGAGATTTCATCCTTAATCTCTAAACTACCTTTAATGTAAATTACTTTTGGTGGATTATAAATGTTCTTTAAATGTCTAGGATAATTAACATCAAAAATTGTTATTATTTTTGCTCCGCTTTTTTCAACTTTAGATCTATAATCTTCATAATAATGTTTATCTTTATATTTAACTAGAATAGCTTTTGAATACTCACTCAAAAAACTTATTTTATTAATAACATCTGCTGAA
This window encodes:
- the dprA gene encoding DNA-processing protein DprA, whose amino-acid sequence is MNSRDILIWLNSINMNSNTIEKLEEYFGDFHLLWEASADVINKISFLSEYSKAILVKYKDKHYYEDYRSKVEKSGAKIITIFDVNYPRHLKNIYNPPKVIYIKGSLEIKDEISIAIVGARKATAYGKWVAEKFAKELAGLGITIVSGLARGIDTKAHEGALITKGRTIAVLGNGIDSVYPKANKTLFEKIQNNGAIITEYPLGVQPLPYNFPMRNRIISGLSLGVLVVEASEKSGSLITAQIALEQGREVFAIPGNINSIYSKGTNLLIKDGAKLVTDVDDIIEEITLLKDRVKAKRVKEISCLNLGKDEIKIVECIKEYPKHCDEISYQTGLDIIKVNSILTILELKGIVKQLPRKIFQLTNL